Within the Malus sylvestris chromosome 4, drMalSylv7.2, whole genome shotgun sequence genome, the region AGTTCCTTGATACTATCTCTAATCTCACCAGACTTGGGACGTATCAATTTCAACAACCTTGCAAAGAAAGCAAATGCATCCGATCAGTCAGATTCAAGCAAAATCAGTGCTATTTCTTTTATGGTAACTTTTAGTTTCACCATCAACTCCTTTCAGAAAATCCATTCTTGAGTTGAAAATATTTCTGAACCCTATGACAGTCCACTCAAAAATATCAAAAACTCCAACAAAATACTGATATAATCAACAGATATACACCCCCCAAATAAATAGATAACAACAATCAGATATCTGAAATTCATACAAAAGATCTCAAACACCAATATGTTAAAAGCAACTATTCCAAATTTCCAAGAAACCCTTTAATAACCAATAATGATAAAGTCAGAACACATTGATCTACACTACCATTTGAGAAAAACACccaccaaaataaataaaaaacccaaaaaaagtgCATATATAAATAGAAATATCGATGGAGATATACAAAAACCTACCTGGGCACCTGCCCATCAGGTTGAATTCCATGCTCGAGGCAGTCGAGCTCCCAGCATGAATGCCCACATGAATTCCAGCATGCTCGATATGAATGCTTATGatttctctcatctctctctcttttctctgataaaaattgaaactttatgAACTGCTTTTTCGATAAAATGGGAATGGACAAAGATTTGAAGTCTGCTGCTAAAAAGGGGGGAAAATATTAAAAGTTTCTCCCCAAAAAACCCCATCTCTGTCATCAAACGAAAACTCCGAAAGCAACAACCCATttaaaattgaacctaaaaaattaaaagcttCTAACATCTAAAATTGAACAGAACACAATCCATACAGTTGCATAAAAAAGTTGTAGATGCAAGATTAGAACAACTCACCGCAAAACTATCCACTTTGAGACCAACAGAggcgaagaaagaagagagagcaGACGGCTACGAAAGAAGAGATCGAAAAGAAATGGgaataaaaatcaaccaaaagcaGTGAAAAGGAACTAAAACATGAAGAGAACACGAAGCAGATTTTGACATGTAATAGGTGTAGAAGGTACCTGTGGTGATGAGGAATAGATGATGATGATCTGGGTTTTTTCAATTGGAAAGATCTTGAGCAAAGTTGCTGGTGAAGAAATCACGGAGGAAGAGATGACAAAGCAAAGATTGAAGAGCGCGAAGCAGAGATGGTAGAAAGATGGTGAAAGCTGAGTGCGGGTTCTGAAGAAATGGAGAGATTTCTATTGCACAGCAGGGACAAAAATGTCATTTTACTGTATAATAGACACAAAAAGTGGGTATACAAAATTGGCAAGAGATAAACTTGTTTCCTGAAACGCAGCTATGAGTGACGGCGATTAATCTCTCCATTTATTACACAATTAAACTTGAACCTATGCATAACCAAGGTTTGGAAACCTACTAAAATTAGGAATAGGCCCTTGTAAGTTGCAGTTCCTCAAACTCCtgaaagaaacaataaaaacacAAAGATATTCAATCTTGACATGATTCGTCGTGTTAAATATTAAGAGCTACTTCTCGATTGTCATTCCAAACAACCAGCACCATCACCTAATGTGATATAACATCAGATAGAAACGTGAGATGTTCCCTGCACAATGGTTGGAAATTTGTTTCACAACAAAAACTATGATTCCCTCTATTGTTGCTATGATTAATCACAAATCTTTTGGATTTACACCTCCATAGTTGGAGCTTTAAATCTGATGTATGAAAAAATAGAGATTTAAAGCTCTTACAACTTACTAAAAGACATAGAATCAGAAGCAGCACTTACAACTTGAACAGTTTAGACATGTTGCTATACGAATCTGGAATTGTAATCCCACCAAAGTTGTTGTCAACTTGACTGCAAAACAAATAAGATTATAGGGCTAAGAAACTTGATACGGGATTGCATTATGTTGTAGAAAAAGGAAAGTCTAGAGAATTGTTCCCAACAGTACGAAAATGCGAGAAAGGAAAGGATGAAAACATAATTAAGGCACAAATTTATGTTCCGAAGTAAGAAAACATACAAAATTAATAAGCTTGGCAACTCCGAGAACCCTGGCAGAAGATACCCATATAAGTTGTTGTTGTCAAGAAGACTGCAAAAATGTATTGGTCTGTAAtgtgatttgttttcttttcagtGGACATCTGATTAGAGatagagtttttttttctttttttactttACGTTAGAATATAGGGGTTGATCTATGACATCTACCAACTGATAATATATGCATGCTCTAACCCAAGAATAAAATAAGAACATACAGTGTTGTGAGCTGCAGAGCCACCATACTGCTGCGCAAGAACATCTCCCATGCTCTGGTACATATCTATTCGAGCTGCAGCAACAGTGCTATCAGGATTACACAACaataattatttgaatattagaaagaaaataaacaaacaaaatgattacCTTCCCCTGAAGAGAGAGGTGAGAAGCCTCGAAAGTAATAACCAAAATGTTGACTCTGAAAAGCTAGAAAACTTCCATGCGAAGAAGGCAGCTTCTCTAAGAGACGTGGAGGAGCTACAGAGCCATAGGAGAGTTGTTGTTGAAGATTTCCAAGATGCATAAGCCCTCTGCGAGCTTGCCTCTTTTGAGGAGCATGATTGGAAAGTGGAAATTGTAATAAATGATGATAACTCTGGCA harbors:
- the LOC126619740 gene encoding uncharacterized protein LOC126619740, giving the protein MHLGNLQQQLSYGSVAPPRLLEKLPSSHGSFLAFQSQHFGYYFRGFSPLSSGEARIDMYQSMGDVLAQQYGGSAAHNTKSLHFFRTRTQLSPSFYHLCFALFNLCFVISSSVISSPATLLKIFPIEKTQIIIIYSSSPQPSALSSFFASVGLKVDSFAVTEADIEHCRFIGTYILLRFLKIQGFSDFGSLFVGCKILCSQEDSSINIVSNGETTGFPVTPHNEQLSYASTSKKRLDTISDSAKESKQSVFIMDTHTFEMYTSSLNKRTSSSPKKLSQCSIHLPQSNFDKEDPVNNGIGDDPKS